AGAAGTGCCGCAGAAGCAGCCAACCGAGTTAAAGATGAATTCTTAGCGGTGTTGTCTCATGAGTTGCGCACGCCGCTAAATCCGATTCTGGGTTGGTCTAAATTACTGCGCGGTGGAAAATTAGATGCCGCAAAAACAGATTATGCCTTAAAAACAATTGAGCGCAACGCTAAACTCCAAACTCAACTCATTGAGGATCTTTTAGATGTCTCGCGGATTTTACGAGGCAAACTCAGCCTCAATATGGCTGCTGTCAATTTGGCAGCGACAATTGAAGCAGCGATGGAAACTGTGCAGTTAGCAGCCCAAGGCAAGTCAATTCACATTGATACTGTATTGAGTGCGAATGTAGGGCAAGTTTTAGGCGATGCGGCGCGGTTGCAGCAAGTCATATGGAATCTCCTCTCCAACGCTGTAAAATTTACGCCATCAGGCGGACGAGTTGAAATTCGCTTGAGGTGTATTGACTCGCAAGCTGAAATTCAAGTCAGCGATACGGGTAAAGGCATTCATCCTGATTTTTTACCGCACGTATTTGACTATTTTCGACAGGCAGATGCGACGACAACCAGGCAATTTGGCGGGCTAGGACTGGGTTTAGCAATCGTGCGTCATTTGGTAGAATTGCATGGCGGCACTATTGCAGCCGAGAGTCCTGGTGAGGAATTAGGCGCGACCTTTACCGTAAGATTACCGTTAAATGTTGTTAAAACAGCAACTTTAGACTATTTATCCCCTGTTGACAATTTTGATTTCAGTCAACTCCAAATTCTCATAGTTGATGATGAAGCTGATATGCGAGATTTGGTGCTCACCATTTTAGAACAGTATGGCGCACAGGTAATCGTTGCCGCCTCTGCTACTGAAGCCTTGGCTCTGCTGGAAGGTTTCCAGCCAGACTTGTTAATTAGCGATATTGGGATGCCGGATATCGATGGTTATATGCTGATGCGACAAATCAGAACGAGATCGCTAGAACAAGGAGGAGCAATTCCAGCGATCGCCTTGACTGCCTATGCCGCAGAGTACGATCGCCAACTCGCCCTCCAAGCAGGATTTCAACACCATGTCTGCAAACCTGTTGAACCGGAAGAATTAGCTCAAGCGATCGCAAAACTGATTCAGAACTGACATTAAAATTTTCCAACCGCCAAGTTAAGAATTTCAAAGCACAAGAGTTTAGCATTAGCGAATCATCTTCTGTAAAAAATACTCAGCGATCGCGCTATTTCAGCCTTTCTAGTGCGATCGCCGTACCGCCACCAGTACCGTGACAAACGGCTGCTAATCCCAAATGTCCGTTTTGCTGTTGCAAGGCGTTGAGCAGCGTTACGATGATGCGCGCGCCTGAAGCTCCTATGGGATGTCCTAGTGCGATCGCTCCACCATACACGTTTAATTTTTCATAAGGAACGCCCAAATCCCGATTAAACAACACGCTGCTGAGAGCAAATGCTTCGTTGTTCTCAAACAAATCAAAATCATAGATTTTCATCTTCAGCTTGTCTAAAAGTTTGTTCGCGGCCAAAATCGGCACTTCCGGGAATCGCCAAGCTTCTGCGCCCGTCCATGCGCCACCAATCAACCGCGCTAAAGGATTGAGTTGGTAGCGTTCTACTGCTGTTTTACTTGCCAAAACTAAAGCTGCTGCACCATCAGATATTTGGCTGCTATTACCAGCAGTAAATACACCATCTTCTCTAAAAGTTGGCTTCAGCCTAGCAAGACTTTCTAAAGTAGTGTCGGAGCGAATTCCTTCATCTTTGTCTACAAGCTGCGAACCTTTTTTACCTGCGACTTCAATGGGTACAATCTCCGGCTTAAACAAACCTTGCTCAGTCGCTTGGGCTGCTCTAGTTTGGGAAAATAAAGCGACTTCATCCAACTCGGCTCGCGTAATTTGGTAAGTGGCTGCCAACTGTTCTGCTTGCTCTCCCATCGTTTCGCCACTAATGGGATCGGTGAGTCCATCATTAAGTAAAACATCGGTAAGTTGCTCTGGTGAACCCAGCAAAGATTTATATCCCCATCTAGCTCGTGAGGATAGCAAAAATCCAGTTTGCGACATAGATTCCATACCACCGACGAGTACGATTTCCGCTTCACCAGCGCGAATTGCAGCCATACCGTTAATTGCGCTCATCATTCCCGATGAACACACCATATCCACTGCATAGCCGTTCACTTGGTGGGGAATCCCTGCTTTAAAAGCTGCTTGACGGGGCAATGACTGTCCGTGTCCTGCTCTCAGTACATTACCAAAAATGTACATATCTAAAGCTTCTTTTGATACGCTTGCTCGTTCCAAAGCTGCATCCATAGCGATCGCACCTAAGTCTACTGGCGAGAAATTAGCCAGTACACCGCCAAACTTACCCAATGGTGTGCGTACTGCTGAGACAATATAAACTTCTTCCATAAACTGCATTACTTTAGGGAATTCAGAATTAAAAATATTGAGACAAAGATACAATTTTAACTTCTTTTATTATTGTATTCTTAGTAATCAATAGTTTTCTTTAAATTCAGTAATATCTATCTCCTCTCAAAGTTTAATCTTTCTTTAGAGGTAGTAGATTATTGTTTAATAAGCTAATTATTAGCCTGAATTAGGCAGCAAAGCTAAAACAAAATTAATATTTTTAAGTATTTTTAAAATAATTAAGTACAGCCCAGATGTTGTTTTTTACTATCTGGGAATCTACAAGTCAAGTATGCAGAATATAATTTTGTAAATCTTCCTGAAACTGTCTAGAAGAATTGGTGTTGCTGAATAGTGTTATGAA
The genomic region above belongs to Calothrix sp. NIES-2098 and contains:
- a CDS encoding acetyl-CoA acetyltransferase, whose amino-acid sequence is MQFMEEVYIVSAVRTPLGKFGGVLANFSPVDLGAIAMDAALERASVSKEALDMYIFGNVLRAGHGQSLPRQAAFKAGIPHQVNGYAVDMVCSSGMMSAINGMAAIRAGEAEIVLVGGMESMSQTGFLLSSRARWGYKSLLGSPEQLTDVLLNDGLTDPISGETMGEQAEQLAATYQITRAELDEVALFSQTRAAQATEQGLFKPEIVPIEVAGKKGSQLVDKDEGIRSDTTLESLARLKPTFREDGVFTAGNSSQISDGAAALVLASKTAVERYQLNPLARLIGGAWTGAEAWRFPEVPILAANKLLDKLKMKIYDFDLFENNEAFALSSVLFNRDLGVPYEKLNVYGGAIALGHPIGASGARIIVTLLNALQQQNGHLGLAAVCHGTGGGTAIALERLK